A single Macaca mulatta isolate MMU2019108-1 chromosome 11, T2T-MMU8v2.0, whole genome shotgun sequence DNA region contains:
- the CMKLR1 gene encoding chemerin-like receptor 1 isoform X1, with amino-acid sequence MRMEDEDYNTSISYGDEYPDYLDSIVVLEELSPLEARVTRIFLVVVYSIVCFLGILGNGLVIIIATFKMKKTVNTVWFLNLAVADFLFNVFLPIHITYAAMDYHWVFGTAMCKISNFLLIHNMFTSVFLLTVISFDRCISVLLPVWSQNHRSVRLAYMACMVIWVLAFFLSSPSLVFRDTANLHGKISCFNNFSLSTPGSSSWPAHSQMDPVAYSRHMVVTVTRFLCGFLVPVLIITACYLTIVCKLQRNRLAKTKKPFKIIVTIIITFFFCWCPYHTLNLLELHHTAMPGSVFSLGLPLATALAIANSCMNPILYVFMGQDFKKFKVALFSRLVNALSEDTGHSSYPSHRSFTKMSSMNERTSMNERETSML; translated from the exons ATG AGAATGGAGGATGAAGATTACAACACTTCCATCAGTTATGGTGATGAATACCCTGATTATTTAGACTCCATTGTGGTTTTGGAGGAGTTATCCCCCTTGGAAGCCAGGGTGACCAGGATCTTCCTGGTGGTGGTCTACAGCATTGTCTGCTTCCTCGGGATTCTGGGCAATGGTCTGGTGATCATCATTGCCACCTTCAAGATGAAGAAGACAGTGAACACAGTCTGGTTCCTCAACCTGGCAGTGGCAGATTTCCTGTTCAATGTCTTCCTCCCAATCCATATCACCTATGCTGCCATGGACTACCACTGGGTGTTTGGGACCGCCATGTGCAAGATCAGCAACTTCCTTCTTATCCACAACATGTTCACCAGTGTCTTCCTGCTGACTGTCATCAGCTTCGACCGCTGCATCTCTGTGCTCCTCCCTGTCTGGTCCCAGAATCACCGCAGCGTTCGCCTGGCTTACATGGCTTGCATGGTCATCTGGGTCCTGGCTTTCTTCTTGAGTTCCCCATCTCTCGTCTTCCGGGACACAGCCAACCTGCATGGGAAAATATCCTGCTTCAACAACTTCAGCCTGTCCACACCTGGGTCTTCCTCGTGGCCCGCTCACTCCCAAATGGACCCTGTGGCGTATAGCCGGCACATGGTGGTGACTGTCACCCGCTTCCTCTGTGGCTTCCTGGTCCCAGTCCTTATCATCACAGCTTGCTACCTCACCATCGTCTGCAAACTGCAGCGCAACCGCCTGGCCAAGACCAAGAAGCCCTTCAAGATTATCGTGACCATCATCATTACCTTCTTCTTCTGCTGGTGCCCCTACCACACACTCAACCTCCTAGAGCTCCAccacactgccatgcctggctccGTCTTCAGCCTGGGTTTGCCGCTGGCCACTGCCCTCGCCATTGCCAATAGCTGCATGAACCCCATTCTGTATGTTTTCATGGGTCAGGACTTCAAGAAGTTCAAGGTGGCCCTCTTCTCCCGCCTGGTCAATGCTCTAAGTGAAGACACAGGCCACTCTTCCTACCCCAGCCATAGAAGCTTTACCAAGATGTCATCAATGAATGAGAGGACTTCGATGAATGAGAGGGAGACCAGCATGCTTTGA
- the CMKLR1 gene encoding chemerin-like receptor 1 isoform X2 yields MEDEDYNTSISYGDEYPDYLDSIVVLEELSPLEARVTRIFLVVVYSIVCFLGILGNGLVIIIATFKMKKTVNTVWFLNLAVADFLFNVFLPIHITYAAMDYHWVFGTAMCKISNFLLIHNMFTSVFLLTVISFDRCISVLLPVWSQNHRSVRLAYMACMVIWVLAFFLSSPSLVFRDTANLHGKISCFNNFSLSTPGSSSWPAHSQMDPVAYSRHMVVTVTRFLCGFLVPVLIITACYLTIVCKLQRNRLAKTKKPFKIIVTIIITFFFCWCPYHTLNLLELHHTAMPGSVFSLGLPLATALAIANSCMNPILYVFMGQDFKKFKVALFSRLVNALSEDTGHSSYPSHRSFTKMSSMNERTSMNERETSML; encoded by the coding sequence ATGGAGGATGAAGATTACAACACTTCCATCAGTTATGGTGATGAATACCCTGATTATTTAGACTCCATTGTGGTTTTGGAGGAGTTATCCCCCTTGGAAGCCAGGGTGACCAGGATCTTCCTGGTGGTGGTCTACAGCATTGTCTGCTTCCTCGGGATTCTGGGCAATGGTCTGGTGATCATCATTGCCACCTTCAAGATGAAGAAGACAGTGAACACAGTCTGGTTCCTCAACCTGGCAGTGGCAGATTTCCTGTTCAATGTCTTCCTCCCAATCCATATCACCTATGCTGCCATGGACTACCACTGGGTGTTTGGGACCGCCATGTGCAAGATCAGCAACTTCCTTCTTATCCACAACATGTTCACCAGTGTCTTCCTGCTGACTGTCATCAGCTTCGACCGCTGCATCTCTGTGCTCCTCCCTGTCTGGTCCCAGAATCACCGCAGCGTTCGCCTGGCTTACATGGCTTGCATGGTCATCTGGGTCCTGGCTTTCTTCTTGAGTTCCCCATCTCTCGTCTTCCGGGACACAGCCAACCTGCATGGGAAAATATCCTGCTTCAACAACTTCAGCCTGTCCACACCTGGGTCTTCCTCGTGGCCCGCTCACTCCCAAATGGACCCTGTGGCGTATAGCCGGCACATGGTGGTGACTGTCACCCGCTTCCTCTGTGGCTTCCTGGTCCCAGTCCTTATCATCACAGCTTGCTACCTCACCATCGTCTGCAAACTGCAGCGCAACCGCCTGGCCAAGACCAAGAAGCCCTTCAAGATTATCGTGACCATCATCATTACCTTCTTCTTCTGCTGGTGCCCCTACCACACACTCAACCTCCTAGAGCTCCAccacactgccatgcctggctccGTCTTCAGCCTGGGTTTGCCGCTGGCCACTGCCCTCGCCATTGCCAATAGCTGCATGAACCCCATTCTGTATGTTTTCATGGGTCAGGACTTCAAGAAGTTCAAGGTGGCCCTCTTCTCCCGCCTGGTCAATGCTCTAAGTGAAGACACAGGCCACTCTTCCTACCCCAGCCATAGAAGCTTTACCAAGATGTCATCAATGAATGAGAGGACTTCGATGAATGAGAGGGAGACCAGCATGCTTTGA